In uncultured Methanobrevibacter sp., the following proteins share a genomic window:
- the feoB gene encoding ferrous iron transport protein B has translation MANLKIGLAGNPNVGKTTLFNTLTGLNQHVGNWPGKTVAQAKGHYKHNGNEVEVIDLPGNYALSAHSMEEIVSRDFIVDEDADVIVNIIDAANIERNLYLTVQMMELGANLVVALNMNKYAQDKGYTIDANKLSELLGVPVVEIEANSDTGKEELLKTVEQAAQNPVNTTERLVYNNELKEHIAELQAVIEEDKNLLDVPSSWIAIKLLENDEIVEEKIEGSSKRNNIQAETKKVKDHLEGIFGEGSEEVIANARYAFIDGLLKESLSKPDHLKVTISEKIDKIITNRILGFPIFLVIMYAMFEIVFTFGAPFQDLIDELFGMLGEFVIASLGETMLSSFLVDGLIGGVGGVLVFLPQIILLFLIISFLEDCGYLARAAFVMDKLMHKFVGLHGKAFIPMLLGFGCGVPGIMATRTMENEKDRLITMLIVPFMSCSARMPVYLLLVGAFFAANESLVILSLYVLGIIVAVIVAFILRKTTFKEMSAPFVMELPDYKLPTIRGILMHTLEKSWGFIKKAGTIILVASIVIWMLSYFPAGVEYGSQESAIGTIGTVIAPVFAPLGFGEWQPAVALAFGLVAKEVVVGTFSSLFGVAEEGAGIAAAMHGIFTPLTAYVFMVFVLLYIPCFAALGAIKQETGGWKYPLIMSGVTLVTAYVVAFIVYMVGLGLGLG, from the coding sequence ATGGCAAATCTTAAGATAGGTTTAGCAGGTAACCCTAATGTAGGAAAAACCACTTTATTCAATACTTTAACTGGTTTAAACCAACATGTAGGTAATTGGCCTGGTAAAACCGTAGCACAAGCAAAAGGTCATTATAAGCATAATGGCAATGAAGTTGAAGTAATAGATTTACCTGGTAACTATGCTTTAAGTGCTCATTCTATGGAAGAGATTGTATCAAGAGACTTCATCGTAGATGAAGACGCTGATGTGATTGTAAACATCATAGATGCAGCAAACATTGAGAGAAACTTGTATCTCACTGTTCAAATGATGGAACTTGGAGCTAATTTGGTTGTAGCTTTAAACATGAATAAGTATGCTCAAGACAAGGGATATACCATTGATGCGAATAAGCTTTCTGAATTATTAGGAGTTCCTGTAGTTGAGATTGAAGCAAATAGTGATACCGGTAAGGAAGAATTACTCAAAACTGTTGAACAAGCAGCTCAAAACCCAGTGAACACTACTGAAAGGTTGGTTTATAACAATGAACTTAAAGAACATATCGCTGAGCTTCAGGCTGTTATAGAAGAAGATAAGAATTTATTGGACGTTCCTTCATCTTGGATTGCAATCAAATTGCTTGAAAACGATGAGATTGTAGAAGAGAAAATTGAAGGGTCTTCAAAAAGGAATAACATTCAAGCTGAAACCAAAAAGGTCAAAGACCACTTAGAAGGCATTTTTGGTGAAGGCAGTGAAGAAGTTATTGCAAATGCAAGATATGCATTCATTGATGGTTTATTAAAGGAATCCCTTTCAAAACCTGACCATTTGAAAGTAACCATCAGTGAAAAAATCGATAAGATCATTACTAACAGAATATTAGGGTTCCCGATTTTCCTAGTTATAATGTATGCAATGTTTGAGATTGTATTTACATTTGGTGCACCTTTCCAAGACTTGATTGATGAGCTCTTTGGAATGCTTGGTGAGTTCGTTATCGCTTCCCTTGGTGAAACCATGCTTTCATCCTTCCTTGTTGATGGACTCATTGGAGGAGTAGGTGGGGTACTTGTATTCTTGCCTCAAATTATCCTATTGTTCTTGATTATCAGTTTCCTTGAAGATTGCGGTTACTTAGCAAGAGCAGCATTTGTTATGGACAAGCTTATGCATAAGTTTGTTGGATTGCATGGTAAGGCATTTATCCCTATGCTTTTAGGATTCGGTTGTGGAGTGCCAGGTATTATGGCAACCAGAACCATGGAAAACGAAAAGGACAGATTAATCACTATGTTAATTGTACCATTCATGTCCTGTTCCGCTAGAATGCCAGTATACCTCTTATTGGTTGGTGCATTCTTCGCAGCTAATGAAAGCCTTGTAATTTTATCATTATATGTGCTTGGTATAATTGTAGCAGTAATTGTTGCATTCATATTAAGAAAAACCACATTTAAGGAAATGTCCGCTCCATTTGTAATGGAATTGCCTGACTATAAATTGCCTACTATCAGAGGTATCTTAATGCACACCCTTGAAAAATCCTGGGGATTCATTAAAAAGGCAGGTACCATTATTCTTGTTGCAAGTATTGTAATCTGGATGTTAAGTTACTTCCCTGCAGGAGTAGAATACGGATCTCAAGAAAGTGCTATCGGTACTATCGGTACTGTAATCGCACCAGTATTTGCTCCATTAGGATTCGGCGAATGGCAACCTGCTGTAGCATTGGCATTTGGTCTTGTTGCTAAGGAGGTTGTAGTAGGTACATTCAGTTCGCTATTTGGAGTTGCCGAGGAGGGAGCCGGAATCGCCGCAGCAATGCATGGAATATTCACTCCACTTACAGCTTATGTATTTATGGTATTTGTATTGCTTTATATTCCTTGTTTCGCAGCTCTCGGGGCAATCAAACAGGAAACCGGTGGATGGAAATATCCATTGATCATGTCTGGAGTCACTTTAGTGACTGCATATGTGGTTGCTTTCATAGTATATATGGTAGGACTGGGATTAGGATTGGGTTAA
- the cbiM gene encoding cobalt transporter CbiM: MHIPDGFIPLGQCAIYYVILIIALYFAGKWARANLDEKRIPLLAVLAAGIFAIMSMNMPIPFGTSGHMVGGALVAIVFMAPEAAILVFTAVLLIQALFFGDGGITALGANVLNMAIVGGFVGLYTFKGLQGIIGKYPSAFVAAWLATLVAAVVAAIEMAIAGTFPLTVGIASMALYHAFIGIIEGVLTVIVLYALEKFRPDLLAWNRE, from the coding sequence ATGCATATACCTGATGGTTTTATACCTCTTGGCCAATGTGCAATCTACTATGTAATCTTAATTATTGCATTGTACTTTGCTGGAAAATGGGCAAGAGCTAATCTTGATGAAAAACGTATACCATTGCTTGCAGTATTGGCTGCAGGTATTTTTGCAATCATGTCCATGAACATGCCAATTCCATTTGGTACCAGTGGGCACATGGTTGGTGGAGCATTAGTGGCTATTGTATTCATGGCTCCTGAAGCTGCTATTTTAGTATTCACTGCAGTATTGCTTATTCAAGCTTTATTCTTCGGTGACGGAGGAATCACTGCTTTAGGTGCAAATGTACTCAACATGGCAATTGTTGGAGGATTCGTAGGTCTTTACACCTTTAAAGGATTACAAGGCATCATTGGCAAATATCCTTCTGCATTTGTAGCAGCATGGCTTGCAACCTTGGTTGCAGCAGTTGTAGCTGCAATTGAAATGGCTATTGCAGGAACTTTCCCATTGACTGTAGGAATTGCTTCTATGGCACTTTACCATGCATTTATTGGTATAATCGAGGGTGTATTAACTGTAATTGTTCTTTATGCTCTTGAAAAATTCAGACCAGACCTATTGGCATGGAACAGAGAATAG
- a CDS encoding PDGLE domain-containing protein has protein sequence MELSQSDKYLIVVGIIFCIALAVLSPYIASGDPDGLEKSAEDAAVGEDVEAPVMESPFPDYTYEPLDKLGEIGVLIFGGLITLVLGLGIGYALKKSN, from the coding sequence ATGGAATTAAGTCAAAGTGATAAATATTTAATTGTTGTAGGGATTATATTTTGTATTGCTTTAGCAGTATTATCTCCTTACATCGCATCTGGCGATCCGGATGGATTAGAAAAATCTGCTGAAGATGCAGCAGTTGGTGAAGATGTTGAAGCTCCAGTTATGGAGTCACCATTCCCAGACTATACCTATGAGCCTTTAGACAAATTAGGCGAAATCGGTGTTTTAATATTCGGAGGACTGATTACACTTGTTCTTGGTTTAGGTATAGGTTATGCATTAAAAAAATCTAACTAA
- the cbiQ gene encoding cobalt ECF transporter T component CbiQ, whose translation MAIEQVRSLEFIASRDSIIHNLEGRVKLVAILLIILFAVFSDRLIVPIVLECFLLIVMYLAKLSFKDSFKRVLLLLPFGGFVIAFQPFIHPGNIIWQGPYSWLFITDTGLNWTVLLFARLIVCLTAIVILSSTSPMQEVVQSFRKLGMPRDLAMILTIMVRFLFIFVDELRDIRQSMTSRNFDPFNKNISYKWRVKQVGYSIAMMFLKAYEKGETIYLSMASRCFSDNSNLYHAKTIIGKSEYIYLAIIIGIIIVLQLLVVFYSPNLAYLGVSLSL comes from the coding sequence ATGGCAATAGAACAAGTAAGATCATTAGAATTCATAGCTTCCAGGGATTCCATTATCCATAATCTGGAGGGTAGGGTTAAGCTTGTTGCCATTTTGCTCATTATTCTTTTTGCTGTTTTTTCAGATAGGCTGATAGTTCCAATCGTATTGGAATGCTTTTTACTCATTGTTATGTATTTGGCTAAATTGTCATTTAAGGATAGCTTTAAGAGAGTTCTCCTTCTTTTGCCATTCGGTGGTTTTGTCATAGCTTTCCAACCATTCATACACCCTGGAAATATCATTTGGCAGGGTCCTTATTCATGGTTGTTTATAACAGATACTGGTTTAAATTGGACTGTTCTTTTATTTGCTAGATTGATTGTTTGTTTAACAGCTATTGTTATCCTTTCATCTACCTCTCCTATGCAAGAAGTGGTCCAATCCTTTAGAAAACTTGGAATGCCAAGAGATCTTGCTATGATTTTAACAATTATGGTGAGGTTCCTGTTTATCTTTGTGGATGAATTAAGGGACATCAGGCAATCAATGACATCAAGAAACTTTGACCCATTTAATAAAAACATTTCATACAAATGGAGAGTTAAGCAGGTGGGATACAGCATAGCCATGATGTTTTTAAAGGCCTATGAAAAAGGAGAAACCATTTATTTAAGTATGGCAAGCAGATGCTTTTCAGACAATTCCAATTTGTATCATGCAAAGACAATCATTGGCAAATCTGAATATATTTATTTGGCTATAATCATTGGCATAATAATTGTTTTGCAATTGCTTGTAGTGTTCTATTCCCCTAATTTGGCTTATTTGGGAGTTTCCTTATCATTATAA
- a CDS encoding oligosaccharide repeat unit polymerase family protein — MSLIYSITSTITRAIEDMISKSFLFTLIFNILEFIEKEWVNSYFKRLYPGENFLSIFKKSKILKSEIFSPLIVLVTFTLFLLLATNPVSKDLQMVLIIAFISFFIGSIIFPRFVLNNQNNEEFNKNDENNRIPLFDTKDVYSIGFCLTLIGIIFLFVSIASVGGLPILKSSLRYSLKPIFTMPVFLVIPGVGLIASHRLNQYKTGEISRSQVRFRFLILTLIGIITVLTLEYRTPIIAILLMMIIIAYYGEILSVWEVIIGALIGVIAIMGIGYLRSLNELAISSNTSIFSTLESRANFTMHVLNLLNQISGNFGLLHGKMIASAMPGSDLGPRMIVGKLIAWRTEVTVTPTLLGQMLVDFGKVGVAIEMCLLGFILGTGYKIIKITKDTFYIAIYSLILTYSIVGVETGILDIQILFYFFIISFIYLAAILKDKGIKIY; from the coding sequence ATGAGTTTAATATATTCTATAACTAGCACAATTACTAGAGCTATAGAAGATATGATAAGCAAATCATTCTTATTTACACTCATTTTCAATATTCTCGAATTTATTGAAAAAGAATGGGTAAATAGCTATTTCAAGAGATTGTATCCTGGTGAAAACTTTTTATCCATTTTTAAAAAAAGCAAGATATTAAAATCTGAAATATTTTCACCGCTTATTGTTTTAGTTACATTTACACTTTTTTTACTGCTCGCAACAAACCCAGTTTCAAAAGACCTGCAAATGGTTTTAATCATTGCATTTATCTCATTTTTCATTGGATCAATCATATTTCCAAGATTTGTTTTGAATAATCAGAATAATGAGGAATTTAATAAAAACGATGAAAATAATAGAATACCATTGTTTGATACAAAAGACGTTTATTCAATTGGTTTTTGCCTTACATTAATTGGAATCATATTCCTGTTTGTAAGCATTGCATCTGTGGGAGGATTGCCAATATTGAAATCCTCTTTAAGATATTCACTAAAGCCTATATTCACAATGCCTGTATTCCTAGTGATTCCAGGGGTAGGGCTTATTGCATCACACCGATTGAATCAATATAAAACCGGTGAAATCTCAAGAAGCCAAGTGAGATTCAGATTCCTAATTTTAACATTAATAGGCATCATAACTGTTCTTACACTCGAATACAGAACCCCAATCATTGCAATTCTTCTCATGATGATCATCATTGCATATTACGGAGAGATATTATCAGTTTGGGAAGTGATTATTGGAGCATTGATTGGAGTTATTGCAATTATGGGAATCGGTTATTTAAGGTCATTAAATGAGCTTGCAATAAGTTCAAACACCAGCATATTCTCTACCTTGGAAAGTAGGGCAAACTTTACAATGCATGTATTGAACCTATTAAATCAGATTTCAGGCAATTTCGGATTATTGCACGGTAAAATGATAGCAAGTGCTATGCCCGGAAGTGATCTTGGACCTAGAATGATTGTAGGTAAATTAATAGCTTGGAGAACTGAAGTAACTGTAACTCCTACTTTATTAGGCCAGATGCTAGTTGACTTCGGTAAAGTTGGCGTTGCTATCGAGATGTGCTTGCTCGGATTCATTTTAGGAACAGGATATAAAATAATTAAAATCACTAAAGACACATTTTATATTGCAATATACAGTTTAATATTGACTTATTCCATCGTAGGAGTGGAAACTGGAATATTGGATATACAGATCTTATTCTACTTCTTTATAATATCATTTATCTATTTAGCAGCTATTTTAAAAGATAAAGGGATTAAAATTTATTAA
- a CDS encoding adhesin has product MKKPGFLNKITIIDILIIICIIGAVGFAIYHMVDDDSTKASATSFDYSTSPKIIETYLDYYKDGKVVTSTIVGTDAKTGEEVELNRRVLWVGEDGNGKANVLIDDNGKPLLAGFYIDVPDADLLIDSISLESNGDSYENLKDITVSPKEINNLNDLISEIPNGTHCEISTSISIDNFDSVKYQKLLNALNENKKPCIVLRNSQVNTLEINRANKTDLKIASEILGDFKGQTSPIRLRTYN; this is encoded by the coding sequence ATGAAAAAGCCAGGGTTTTTAAATAAAATTACAATTATTGACATTTTAATAATTATCTGCATCATTGGTGCAGTAGGATTTGCCATTTACCATATGGTTGATGATGACTCAACAAAGGCTTCAGCAACTTCATTTGATTATTCAACCAGTCCTAAAATAATAGAAACTTATTTGGATTACTACAAGGATGGAAAGGTAGTTACAAGCACAATTGTTGGAACCGATGCTAAAACCGGAGAAGAGGTTGAATTGAATAGGAGAGTCCTATGGGTAGGAGAAGATGGAAATGGAAAGGCAAATGTCCTCATTGATGATAATGGCAAACCATTGCTTGCAGGATTCTACATAGACGTTCCAGATGCAGACTTACTTATCGATTCAATAAGCTTAGAATCAAATGGGGATTCCTACGAAAACCTCAAGGACATTACAGTTTCTCCAAAAGAAATTAATAATCTTAATGATTTGATCAGTGAAATTCCTAATGGAACACATTGTGAAATCAGTACAAGCATTTCTATAGATAATTTCGATAGTGTGAAATACCAAAAATTATTAAATGCCTTAAATGAAAATAAAAAACCTTGTATTGTCTTAAGGAATTCTCAAGTTAATACATTAGAAATCAATAGGGCCAATAAAACTGATTTGAAAATAGCAAGTGAAATATTAGGAGATTTCAAAGGGCAAACAAGCCCAATAAGACTCAGAACTTATAATTAA
- a CDS encoding 4Fe-4S binding protein yields the protein MIVIDLDECGVCEKCIPVCPKDLIEKKGYTMVIKDGCDDCGICMDMCPLGAIYEE from the coding sequence TTGATAGTTATTGATTTAGATGAATGTGGAGTTTGTGAAAAATGCATACCTGTTTGTCCAAAGGACTTGATTGAGAAAAAAGGATACACCATGGTCATTAAAGATGGATGTGATGACTGTGGAATATGCATGGATATGTGTCCTTTAGGCGCTATTTACGAGGAATAG
- a CDS encoding transcription factor S — protein sequence MRFCPDCGKILIPKNNKLECDCGYVEEISDEAIQEEYQFEGERKKEVGVIVTDNNNVALPTKEITCYKCGGTKGYWWTVQTRSADEAPTYFIRCAKCGNTWRRSN from the coding sequence ATGAGATTCTGTCCTGATTGCGGTAAGATACTGATACCAAAAAACAATAAGCTGGAATGTGATTGCGGATATGTTGAAGAAATATCCGATGAAGCAATCCAAGAAGAGTATCAGTTTGAAGGAGAGCGAAAAAAAGAGGTTGGAGTCATCGTAACTGACAATAACAATGTTGCTCTTCCTACAAAAGAGATCACCTGCTATAAATGCGGAGGAACCAAAGGATACTGGTGGACAGTTCAAACAAGATCCGCTGATGAGGCTCCAACATATTTCATCAGGTGTGCAAAATGTGGAAATACCTGGAGAAGATCCAATTAA
- a CDS encoding pyruvate ferredoxin oxidoreductase subunit gamma, with protein sequence MIEIRFHGRGGQGAVTAAEILAKAAFKAFPFFGVERRGAPVMAFTRIDSEPINLRYQVYNPDHVIVLDDGLLSVVDVYSGLKEDGEVIINTHEKVESASHKVFDVDATGIALEILGVNIVNTIILGYFAKKTGEVSIESLIEVIKETFPGPIGEKNAVAAQKAYDMA encoded by the coding sequence ATGATTGAAATTCGCTTCCACGGACGTGGAGGACAAGGTGCTGTAACTGCAGCAGAGATTTTAGCTAAAGCAGCATTTAAAGCGTTCCCATTCTTCGGTGTAGAAAGAAGAGGGGCCCCTGTTATGGCATTTACCAGAATCGATAGCGAACCTATCAATTTAAGATATCAGGTTTACAATCCTGATCATGTGATAGTTCTTGACGATGGTCTTTTAAGTGTTGTCGATGTTTATTCTGGATTGAAAGAAGATGGTGAAGTTATTATAAATACTCATGAAAAGGTTGAATCAGCAAGTCACAAGGTATTTGATGTGGATGCAACAGGCATTGCACTTGAAATTTTAGGTGTAAACATTGTAAACACCATTATTTTAGGATACTTTGCTAAGAAGACCGGTGAAGTAAGTATTGAATCACTTATTGAAGTAATTAAGGAAACTTTCCCAGGTCCAATTGGAGAGAAAAACGCAGTAGCAGCTCAAAAAGCTTACGATATGGCTTAG
- the porD gene encoding pyruvate synthase subunit PorD, translating to MVSIGCAISEPGSTRKNKTGSWRTFKPILDKEACVDCDNCIMFCPEGCVNKDHDIDYDYCKGCGICKVECPVQAIKMEIE from the coding sequence ATGGTTTCTATTGGATGTGCAATTAGTGAACCTGGAAGTACACGTAAAAACAAAACAGGGAGTTGGAGAACTTTTAAACCAATCCTTGATAAAGAAGCTTGTGTAGATTGTGATAACTGTATCATGTTCTGTCCAGAAGGATGTGTAAACAAAGACCATGATATAGATTATGATTATTGTAAAGGTTGCGGTATTTGTAAAGTAGAATGCCCAGTTCAAGCTATTAAAATGGAAATAGAATAG
- the porA gene encoding pyruvate synthase subunit PorA, with protein sequence MAKEIMTTNRAVAEAVKLAKPQVVPVYPITPQTTISEYLAQFVADGDLDAEYIRVESEHSAISATLGASEAGVRVFTATSSQGLMLMHEILFAAAGMRAPIVMADANRAISAPLNIWNDQQDSIAQRDAGWIQLYVENAQEGFDTILQAYRIAEHEEVMLPVMVCLDGFILTHTVEPVDLLEQAEVDTFLEPYVPKFAYLDPERPMSLGNFADPEYYTEARHDMQVAMDKSMEVIKEVGAEFGEKFGREYGLTESYLCEDAEIILVCMGSMASTVRYVVDQLREKGEKVGLLKIRSYRPFPFEEIDEITKNADKLAVLDKNFSFGIGGALFADLKTKCHKETYGFILGLGGRDVVPEYIEEAVELTKNPVKEVTWLGLKEDE encoded by the coding sequence ATGGCAAAAGAAATTATGACAACAAATAGAGCAGTTGCAGAAGCTGTAAAGTTAGCAAAACCACAAGTTGTTCCTGTTTACCCTATTACTCCTCAAACTACCATATCTGAATACCTCGCACAATTCGTTGCAGATGGTGATTTGGATGCAGAGTATATTAGAGTAGAATCTGAACACAGTGCAATTAGTGCTACTTTAGGAGCTTCCGAAGCAGGAGTAAGAGTATTTACTGCTACTTCATCTCAAGGTTTAATGTTAATGCATGAAATATTGTTTGCAGCTGCAGGTATGAGAGCTCCAATAGTAATGGCAGATGCAAACAGGGCAATTTCTGCTCCATTAAACATTTGGAACGATCAACAAGATTCCATCGCACAAAGAGATGCAGGATGGATTCAACTTTATGTGGAAAATGCTCAAGAAGGATTCGACACTATTCTTCAAGCATATAGAATTGCAGAGCATGAAGAAGTTATGTTACCTGTAATGGTATGTTTAGACGGATTTATTTTAACTCACACAGTTGAACCTGTAGACTTATTGGAACAAGCTGAAGTTGATACCTTCCTTGAACCATATGTACCTAAATTCGCTTACCTTGACCCTGAAAGGCCAATGTCCTTAGGTAACTTTGCAGACCCTGAATATTATACAGAAGCAAGACATGACATGCAAGTTGCTATGGACAAGTCAATGGAAGTAATCAAGGAAGTAGGTGCAGAATTCGGTGAAAAGTTCGGAAGAGAATATGGATTGACTGAAAGCTACTTATGTGAAGATGCAGAAATTATTTTAGTCTGTATGGGTTCAATGGCAAGTACAGTAAGATATGTGGTTGACCAGTTAAGAGAAAAAGGCGAAAAAGTAGGTCTCTTGAAAATCAGATCCTACAGACCATTCCCATTTGAGGAAATTGATGAAATTACCAAAAACGCAGATAAATTGGCTGTACTTGATAAAAACTTCTCATTCGGTATTGGAGGAGCTCTTTTCGCAGACTTGAAAACTAAATGTCACAAGGAAACCTACGGTTTCATTTTAGGATTAGGTGGAAGAGATGTAGTTCCTGAATACATTGAAGAAGCTGTAGAATTAACTAAAAATCCAGTAAAAGAAGTTACTTGGTTAGGCTTAAAGGAGGATGAATAA
- the porB gene encoding pyruvate synthase subunit PorB: MEFPEEELLAPGHRGCAGCGAAIAVRLALKALGRNTVVACATGCLDVMTSPYPETAWEVPWIHVAFENAGAVASGVERALKAQGKEDVNVVAFGGDGGTADIGIQSLSGAMERGHDITYICYDNEAYMNTGIQRSGATPYGASTTTSPAGNLSFGEDKPKKNMAFIMAAHGIPYVATASISYPEDFMKKVKKAAETKGPAYIHLHQPCTTGWGFKPEQTIQLGRLAVETGAWGLFEIENGEFRVTYRPQERKPVVEYLSAQKRFRHLKEEQINEIQEFVDNQCEELGI, encoded by the coding sequence ATGGAATTTCCTGAAGAAGAATTATTGGCACCAGGTCACAGAGGCTGTGCTGGTTGTGGGGCAGCTATTGCAGTAAGGCTTGCTCTTAAGGCATTAGGCAGAAACACTGTGGTTGCTTGTGCAACTGGTTGTTTGGATGTTATGACATCCCCTTATCCTGAAACTGCATGGGAAGTCCCATGGATTCACGTTGCTTTTGAAAACGCAGGTGCAGTGGCTTCCGGTGTAGAAAGAGCATTGAAAGCTCAAGGTAAAGAAGATGTTAATGTTGTTGCTTTCGGTGGTGACGGTGGTACTGCTGATATCGGTATCCAATCATTATCCGGTGCAATGGAAAGAGGTCATGACATAACCTATATCTGTTACGATAACGAAGCTTACATGAACACTGGTATTCAAAGAAGTGGAGCTACCCCTTATGGTGCATCAACAACCACTTCACCAGCAGGTAATTTAAGCTTTGGTGAAGACAAGCCTAAGAAAAACATGGCTTTCATCATGGCAGCTCATGGAATTCCATATGTGGCTACAGCATCAATTTCATATCCTGAAGACTTTATGAAAAAGGTTAAAAAGGCAGCTGAAACCAAAGGTCCTGCTTACATTCACTTACATCAACCATGTACTACCGGTTGGGGATTCAAACCTGAACAGACAATTCAATTAGGTAGACTTGCTGTTGAAACCGGTGCATGGGGATTATTTGAAATTGAAAACGGTGAATTCAGAGTAACTTACAGACCTCAAGAAAGAAAACCTGTAGTGGAATACTTATCTGCTCAAAAAAGATTCAGACATCTTAAAGAAGAACAAATTAATGAAATCCAAGAATTCGTTGACAATCAATGTGAAGAATTAGGTATCTAA
- a CDS encoding 4Fe-4S dicluster domain-containing protein — protein sequence MEKLIVDNELCDGCQDCEKACEGVHGVPRITIHELDGSYFPIRCQQCEDAPCEIICPTGAMSNLGVDVTKCIACGFCAMACPFGAISIQYSNAHKCNHCADREEGPACVKACSKRAIAVHDIANVIKRKQREHIEKIYGLDKPAKKKGLLSVITTDTRARKPLDGE from the coding sequence TTGGAGAAATTAATAGTAGATAATGAATTATGTGATGGATGCCAGGATTGCGAAAAAGCATGTGAAGGGGTCCATGGAGTTCCTAGAATCACTATTCATGAATTAGACGGTTCCTATTTCCCTATTCGTTGTCAACAATGTGAGGATGCTCCGTGTGAGATCATTTGTCCGACTGGTGCAATGAGCAATTTAGGAGTGGATGTAACTAAATGTATTGCTTGTGGTTTCTGTGCAATGGCTTGTCCGTTTGGTGCAATCAGCATTCAATACAGCAATGCTCACAAATGTAATCATTGTGCAGACAGAGAAGAAGGTCCTGCATGTGTTAAAGCTTGTTCCAAAAGAGCAATTGCAGTTCATGACATTGCAAATGTCATCAAAAGGAAACAAAGAGAACACATTGAAAAAATCTATGGCTTGGATAAACCTGCTAAGAAGAAAGGTCTTCTCAGTGTCATTACAACTGATACAAGAGCTAGAAAACCATTAGATGGAGAATAG
- a CDS encoding 4Fe-4S dicluster domain-containing protein: MDELKVNPELCVDCGLCERNCPNNAIRVHDGVPLFCMHCSPEKAPCLAVCPKGAIVALGGAITIKQDKCIGCGLCHSVCPIGAITINEIGQATKCDLCEGYDTQQCVEACPTHALTNDTEKIIHDKQDKISEGFKKIQTLLK; this comes from the coding sequence ATGGATGAATTAAAAGTTAACCCAGAACTTTGTGTAGATTGTGGACTTTGTGAACGTAATTGTCCTAACAATGCAATTCGTGTTCATGATGGTGTCCCTTTATTCTGTATGCATTGCAGTCCTGAAAAAGCACCTTGTCTTGCTGTATGTCCAAAAGGAGCTATTGTGGCTTTAGGTGGAGCTATTACAATTAAGCAAGATAAATGTATTGGTTGTGGATTATGTCATAGTGTATGTCCCATTGGAGCCATCACCATTAATGAGATAGGTCAAGCTACCAAATGTGATCTCTGTGAAGGCTATGACACTCAACAATGTGTTGAAGCTTGTCCAACTCATGCACTCACAAATGATACAGAAAAGATAATTCATGATAAACAGGATAAAATATCCGAAGGATTTAAGAAAATTCAAACTTTATTGAAATAA